A window of the bacterium genome harbors these coding sequences:
- a CDS encoding class I SAM-dependent methyltransferase — protein MRWRICADIGCGIGFYTLPMAEKWKNSRQIIAVDRSTPALEELDKRVDSLELTNIQIRQTVSDRIPIDDATVDLVNLGNVYHEVKGRLNFLKEIYRILKPGGTLLVIDWDPEEDLGVGPPVRERVSKGQILQDLAFADFDSVREHFVFVGHYAMTAKRPGKK, from the coding sequence TTGCGTTGGCGTATCTGCGCTGATATCGGCTGCGGTATAGGGTTCTATACTCTCCCCATGGCCGAGAAGTGGAAGAACTCCCGTCAGATCATCGCTGTGGACCGCAGTACGCCGGCCCTTGAAGAATTGGACAAGAGGGTCGATAGCCTGGAGTTGACCAATATCCAGATCCGTCAGACGGTGAGTGACCGGATCCCCATCGATGACGCCACGGTGGATCTCGTCAACCTCGGTAACGTTTATCACGAGGTCAAGGGAAGGCTGAACTTTTTAAAAGAGATCTACCGTATCCTCAAACCCGGAGGGACCCTCCTGGTCATCGACTGGGATCCCGAGGAAGACCTGGGTGTCGGCCCGCCTGTCAGGGAGAGAGTGTCGAAAGGGCAGATCCTCCAGGACCTCGCCTTCGCGGATTTCGACAGCGTCAGGGAACATTTTGTTTTCGTGGGGCATTACGCCATGACGGCGAAAAGGCCGGGAAAAAAATAG
- a CDS encoding response regulator, which translates to MKRFKVALIEDNPDHVFLITRTIEGCEDLGELRVFSTAEEALRKLSGGDDNSFVPDFLLVDLKLPGMSGQEFLHRLHSSGELAKMPAFVLTSSDRLKDRLECEELGALGYFLKPLLDDDLDTIIKRLVSADPLRQR; encoded by the coding sequence ATGAAACGTTTTAAAGTAGCCCTTATTGAGGATAATCCGGATCACGTTTTTCTCATCACCAGGACCATTGAAGGCTGCGAGGATCTCGGGGAGCTGCGCGTTTTCAGCACGGCCGAGGAGGCCCTGAGGAAACTTTCCGGGGGAGACGACAACAGTTTCGTTCCCGATTTCCTCCTGGTGGACCTTAAACTGCCCGGGATGAGCGGACAGGAGTTCCTCCACCGACTGCACAGTTCCGGTGAGTTGGCGAAGATGCCGGCCTTCGTGCTGACAAGTTCAGATCGCCTCAAGGACCGGCTGGAGTGCGAGGAGCTCGGCGCCCTTGGTTACTTCCTCAAACCGCTCCTTGATGACGACCTGGACACGATCATTAAGCGTTTGGTAAGTGCTGATCCTCTCCGACAGCGATGA
- a CDS encoding sigma-54 dependent transcriptional regulator produces MENADIFTMGNENSRKAHTLLVIEDDLNIQALLKHTLIGDGYHVMAASDCAEALTQFDRGAVPELIILDLMLPGMSGLEFLELVRRRYPHIKTVVISATEGIDTVVKAMRLGALDYIHKPFKMQEIKVAVNEALQFRELQMELEYLKRKSTFRDEIPFLYNSNSMAEIMETIQQVAATNVPVLVTGESGVGKEVVAREIHQRSQRSQGPFVKVNCAAIPSNLLEGELFGFEKGAFTGAVASKPARFEKAENGTLFLDEIGELAQEIQAKFLHVLQDGAFNRLGSNRMQRSNARIIVATNQDVEELVRSGRFRPDLYFRLNVIRIHIPPLRERRSDIPLLADNFLAINSQKFGKFVSFDDETMEFLMRHDWPGNVRELQNAVSRYVVLGKLVESGQATDVIPVRSSVDTRTAAEPGPDDRQDSPQDDPPEVVSLKQVAREAALKAEREAILRVLEATKWNKSRAAKVLKISYKALLYKIRDCGIDQTDTTG; encoded by the coding sequence TTGGAGAATGCCGATATCTTTACCATGGGTAATGAAAACAGCAGGAAAGCCCACACGCTACTGGTCATCGAGGACGATCTGAACATACAGGCTCTCCTGAAGCACACCCTTATCGGTGACGGCTACCACGTGATGGCCGCATCTGATTGTGCCGAAGCCCTCACCCAGTTCGACCGGGGGGCGGTTCCGGAACTCATTATCCTGGACCTCATGCTCCCCGGTATGTCAGGCCTTGAGTTCCTCGAACTGGTCCGGCGCCGCTATCCACACATCAAAACCGTCGTCATTTCGGCCACTGAAGGTATTGACACCGTGGTCAAGGCCATGAGGCTAGGGGCCCTCGATTACATACACAAGCCGTTCAAGATGCAGGAGATCAAGGTGGCCGTCAACGAGGCCCTCCAGTTTCGCGAACTCCAGATGGAACTCGAGTACCTCAAGCGGAAGTCCACTTTCCGGGACGAGATCCCGTTCCTGTACAACAGCAACTCCATGGCCGAAATAATGGAAACGATCCAGCAGGTGGCGGCCACCAACGTTCCCGTCCTGGTCACGGGTGAAAGCGGAGTGGGCAAGGAGGTCGTCGCCAGGGAGATCCACCAGCGGTCCCAGCGGTCCCAGGGGCCCTTCGTGAAGGTCAATTGCGCCGCCATACCCTCCAACCTCCTGGAGGGCGAGCTTTTCGGTTTTGAAAAGGGAGCCTTTACCGGGGCGGTCGCTTCCAAACCCGCCCGGTTCGAAAAGGCCGAGAACGGGACGCTCTTTCTCGACGAGATCGGGGAACTGGCCCAGGAGATCCAGGCCAAGTTTCTCCATGTTCTCCAGGATGGCGCGTTCAACCGGCTTGGAAGCAACCGGATGCAGCGCTCCAACGCCCGCATCATCGTCGCCACCAACCAGGATGTCGAAGAGCTGGTTCGATCGGGCCGGTTCAGGCCTGATCTGTACTTCAGGCTCAACGTCATCAGGATCCACATCCCGCCCCTGAGAGAAAGGAGGTCGGACATACCGCTGCTGGCGGACAACTTCCTGGCCATTAACAGCCAGAAGTTCGGCAAGTTCGTAAGCTTTGACGACGAGACCATGGAGTTCCTGATGCGACATGACTGGCCTGGTAACGTACGGGAGCTGCAGAACGCGGTGAGCCGTTATGTGGTTCTTGGCAAGCTGGTGGAAAGCGGCCAGGCCACCGATGTCATACCGGTTAGATCAAGCGTCGATACCAGGACCGCTGCGGAACCCGGCCCGGATGATCGGCAGGATTCCCCGCAGGACGATCCACCGGAAGTCGTGAGTCTCAAGCAGGTGGCCAGGGAGGCCGCCCTGAAGGCGGAGCGGGAAGCGATCCTCAGGGTCCTCGAAGCCACGAAGTGGAACAAGTCCAGGGCCGCCAAGGTTCTCAAGATCAGCTATAAGGCCCTCCTTTACAAGATCAGGGATTGCGGGATCGACCAAACCGACACGACTGGGTAA
- a CDS encoding sigma-54 dependent transcriptional regulator: protein MRILIASDNSSVPDYRDWLATDLKAAVEICRDTGDLLRKLRGNPCDCLIFECHRNSWQDVELLGIVRERFPETPVVFVCNSFEEDAVGIMRMGVSDYLVPPLNRQQLVGSIRKLGQAGTGRNIPKETVRHIDSAGEQAPVPEEIVFGGSAKMEALKSVMDKILDADLPVLITGESGTGKEMIAQYIYNRSSRKGPIVKVNCAAIPSELLESELFGYEKGAFTGAYRRKPGKFEVADGGALFLDEISELSYPLQSKLLHVLQDGTFSTLGSTGEVSVDVRIIAATNQDLEECVRNGTFRDDLYFRLNVVHFHIPPLRERLDQLGSLVEYFLDKFSRQYNTRPVRLSPEVQSFLYTYPWPGNIRELENAIRRATVLGGDNLLGHVNGERVKNYGFPGNAVFDSSQRELMGSRADIDVKAGPDQAPAMTPERIDLKKGIDLKRIAKEAALAAEKEAISRVLQQTRWNRKKTAQILQVSYKTLLTKIKRTGLDEG, encoded by the coding sequence ATGAGGATCCTCATCGCCTCTGACAATTCCTCCGTTCCGGATTACCGGGACTGGCTGGCAACCGATCTGAAAGCGGCGGTGGAGATCTGCCGGGATACGGGGGACCTCCTCAGGAAATTGAGGGGGAACCCGTGCGACTGCCTGATCTTCGAGTGCCACCGGAACAGCTGGCAGGATGTGGAGCTCCTGGGCATCGTGCGTGAGCGGTTCCCGGAAACGCCCGTCGTTTTTGTTTGCAACAGCTTCGAGGAAGATGCCGTGGGCATCATGCGCATGGGAGTATCCGACTACCTGGTACCTCCGCTGAACCGACAGCAACTTGTCGGAAGCATCCGGAAACTGGGCCAGGCAGGCACCGGACGGAATATCCCGAAGGAGACCGTCCGCCACATCGATTCGGCGGGCGAACAGGCCCCCGTGCCGGAAGAGATCGTTTTCGGCGGATCGGCAAAAATGGAGGCGTTAAAATCGGTCATGGACAAGATCCTGGATGCGGACCTGCCGGTTCTCATCACGGGGGAAAGCGGTACGGGGAAGGAAATGATCGCCCAGTACATCTACAACCGCTCCAGCCGAAAGGGGCCCATTGTCAAGGTCAACTGCGCTGCTATCCCCTCCGAGCTTCTGGAAAGCGAGCTGTTCGGATATGAAAAGGGCGCCTTTACCGGAGCATACCGGCGCAAGCCGGGAAAGTTCGAGGTCGCCGACGGCGGGGCGCTGTTCCTGGATGAGATCAGCGAACTGTCCTATCCCCTCCAGTCCAAGCTGCTCCACGTTCTTCAGGACGGGACGTTCTCTACCCTGGGATCCACCGGGGAGGTTTCGGTGGACGTGCGCATCATCGCGGCCACCAACCAGGACCTCGAGGAGTGCGTGAGAAACGGGACCTTCAGGGACGACCTGTACTTTCGGCTCAATGTCGTCCACTTTCACATACCGCCCCTCAGGGAGCGGCTCGACCAGCTCGGGTCCCTCGTCGAATATTTTCTCGACAAGTTCTCCCGCCAGTACAACACCCGCCCCGTGCGGCTGAGCCCCGAAGTCCAGTCCTTCCTTTACACCTATCCCTGGCCGGGGAACATCCGCGAGCTCGAAAACGCCATCAGGAGAGCGACAGTGCTGGGGGGGGATAACCTGCTGGGCCACGTCAACGGCGAGAGGGTGAAAAATTACGGTTTCCCCGGGAACGCGGTTTTCGACAGCAGCCAGCGGGAATTGATGGGCTCCCGGGCCGACATCGATGTGAAAGCAGGCCCGGATCAGGCCCCCGCGATGACCCCTGAAAGGATCGACCTCAAAAAAGGGATCGACCTCAAACGAATCGCCAAGGAGGCGGCCCTCGCCGCTGAAAAAGAGGCGATCTCCAGGGTCCTGCAGCAGACGAGGTGGAACAGGAAGAAAACCGCCCAGATCCTGCAGGTCAGCTACAAGACCCTGCTCACCAAGATCAAGAGGACGGGACTCGATGAAGGCTAA
- a CDS encoding polysaccharide biosynthesis/export family protein has protein sequence MKANRKIGVVLVLVLCVSLAMGSVGWCEGEASAAQVTGSGDYLVGAGDLIEVIVWKNPDVSGEYRVRPDGKFSMPLIGDILAEGMTTDVVSMQVEKKLQLFIESPYVSAIVRETTSNRIYILGEVARPGVYPVDSTLSVLQALALAGGFTEFADRGRMLLVRGSGADQQKITISYTEILKSSADKGNVVLERGDTLVVP, from the coding sequence ATGAAGGCTAATAGAAAAATAGGTGTTGTCCTTGTACTGGTACTGTGTGTTTCCCTTGCGATGGGATCCGTCGGCTGGTGTGAGGGGGAGGCGTCCGCAGCCCAGGTAACCGGCAGTGGCGATTATCTCGTAGGCGCCGGCGACCTCATCGAGGTTATCGTGTGGAAAAACCCTGACGTGTCAGGGGAGTACAGGGTCAGGCCGGACGGCAAGTTCTCCATGCCCCTCATCGGCGATATCCTGGCCGAGGGGATGACCACGGACGTCGTCAGTATGCAGGTGGAAAAGAAGCTTCAGCTTTTCATCGAATCTCCCTACGTGAGTGCCATCGTGCGTGAGACTACCTCCAACCGGATCTACATCCTGGGTGAGGTGGCAAGGCCGGGCGTTTACCCTGTCGACAGCACTCTCTCGGTTCTTCAGGCTCTGGCGCTGGCCGGCGGGTTCACGGAGTTCGCCGACCGCGGCAGGATGCTTCTCGTCAGGGGTTCCGGGGCAGATCAACAGAAGATAACCATCAGCTACACCGAGATCCTCAAGTCTTCGGCGGATAAGGGCAACGTGGTTCTCGAGCGCGGCGACACCCTGGTGGTGCCGTGA
- a CDS encoding GNVR domain-containing protein, which translates to MQTENTGNEIQKMIEIGWRRKWVILVPFIVISVAVTMYGLYLPNQFRSSSSIFIEPQRVPSDYVRSTVTTDIEDRMRSITQQLTSRTKLLKVIKQLDLYPGMMAEGLPSEMLVTRMRKDLTIEVPDRRDGNFFMVHYIHSDPTRAMLAVSSVVALFIEESLQIRELQAEGTTLFIEEELEKLKTVLEEQEQAIQEYKKSFMGELPDQLDANLRMLDNLQLQLSGNQEAQREVGDRVMLIEREISRLEGQISVATSITNSAGEQQPVTNTTLDQIIGQRDVLRQRVANMEAIYTDRHPDLIAARKELSRLEETLGSVTENLAATDQHPTTPAPVSRIPAYSTEMTNLRRQLNETRPRLSALQEEEANLRRRIVQYQRRVESAPAREQQLLGLTRDYENTKANYDDLLNKKQEARLSENLEKRQKGEKFQILDQANLPEKPFLPNRPKILAMGFAGGLGLGVGLAMLMETLFPAFYSLRQLQGSVHYPIVMGLPYLDAPSERKRHRARRIYVAVGCAAAMVVLLLMVQLFLVDLKVVLQTITFNIKGML; encoded by the coding sequence ATGCAGACTGAAAACACCGGCAACGAGATTCAAAAGATGATCGAGATCGGCTGGCGACGAAAATGGGTCATCCTGGTCCCGTTCATTGTGATCTCGGTTGCGGTTACCATGTACGGCCTTTACCTGCCCAACCAGTTCCGCAGCAGTTCGTCCATCTTCATCGAGCCCCAGCGGGTCCCTTCCGATTACGTTCGTTCAACGGTGACCACCGACATCGAGGACCGCATGCGGTCCATCACCCAGCAGCTGACAAGCCGCACCAAGCTCCTCAAGGTCATCAAGCAGCTTGACCTCTACCCCGGGATGATGGCGGAGGGGCTCCCAAGCGAGATGCTGGTGACGAGGATGAGAAAGGACCTCACAATCGAGGTCCCTGACCGCAGGGATGGCAACTTCTTCATGGTCCACTACATCCACAGTGACCCCACCAGGGCGATGCTGGCGGTGTCCAGCGTGGTGGCCCTCTTCATCGAGGAGAGCCTCCAGATTCGGGAACTGCAGGCCGAGGGGACGACCCTTTTCATCGAGGAGGAGCTGGAAAAGCTCAAGACCGTCCTCGAGGAGCAGGAACAGGCGATCCAGGAATACAAGAAAAGCTTCATGGGGGAGCTGCCGGACCAGCTGGACGCCAACCTGAGGATGCTCGACAACCTGCAGCTGCAGCTTTCCGGAAACCAGGAAGCCCAGCGGGAGGTGGGTGACCGGGTCATGCTCATAGAACGGGAAATAAGCCGCCTGGAAGGACAGATCAGCGTGGCTACCAGCATCACCAACTCAGCGGGGGAACAGCAGCCGGTCACCAACACGACCCTGGACCAGATCATCGGGCAGCGGGACGTCCTGCGCCAGAGAGTTGCCAACATGGAGGCGATCTACACCGATCGCCACCCGGACCTCATTGCCGCCCGCAAGGAGCTCAGCCGCCTGGAAGAGACCCTCGGGAGCGTGACCGAGAACCTTGCAGCCACCGATCAGCACCCGACGACACCGGCTCCGGTGAGCCGGATCCCGGCCTACTCTACGGAGATGACCAACCTGCGCCGCCAGCTCAACGAGACCCGGCCGCGTCTTTCCGCTCTCCAGGAGGAGGAAGCGAACCTTCGCCGGCGGATCGTCCAGTACCAGCGGCGGGTCGAGTCAGCGCCTGCGAGGGAGCAACAGCTCCTGGGACTGACACGGGACTACGAGAACACCAAGGCAAACTACGATGATCTTCTCAACAAGAAGCAGGAAGCCCGGCTCTCGGAGAACCTGGAAAAAAGGCAGAAAGGGGAAAAGTTCCAGATCCTCGACCAGGCCAACCTTCCGGAAAAACCGTTCCTGCCCAACCGGCCCAAGATCCTGGCCATGGGTTTCGCAGGCGGCCTGGGCCTGGGAGTGGGCCTGGCCATGCTCATGGAAACGTTGTTCCCGGCCTTTTACTCACTGCGCCAGCTCCAGGGCTCGGTCCACTACCCCATCGTCATGGGGCTTCCCTACCTGGATGCCCCGTCTGAACGCAAAAGGCACCGGGCAAGGAGGATCTACGTGGCCGTGGGCTGCGCCGCGGCAATGGTCGTCCTGCTGCTCATGGTCCAGCTCTTCCTGGTGGACCTTAAAGTAGTTTTACAAACCATAACCTTTAACATCAAAGGGATGCTGTGA
- a CDS encoding CpsD/CapB family tyrosine-protein kinase, translating into MPDQDLSSAISRNLMRESMDLDPARTGAARKFPKPLRLDERMVVYHRPRSIESEYFRFLKSRIEYVLEGQGPTDHGKVILVTGANLGAGKTVCAINLAMVFAKAFGPEVLLMDADSRHTSCQRYLGMSDKELPGFSDVLTLQRRAGSVLVNTGISDLIYFPSGRFTDNYADRLKGEELKVLLENLRRRFRYVIVDAPPAFPMPETAVLARHSDGVLLVMKSGRDGMADLEQAREALAGANILGVILNGIKKVPGQRYGNYGYYGSGKES; encoded by the coding sequence ATGCCTGATCAGGACCTTTCCAGTGCGATCTCCCGAAACCTGATGCGTGAAAGCATGGACCTGGATCCGGCACGAACCGGGGCCGCGAGGAAGTTTCCCAAGCCGCTGCGGCTGGACGAGCGGATGGTGGTTTACCACAGGCCGAGATCCATCGAAAGCGAGTACTTCCGTTTCCTGAAGTCCAGGATCGAGTATGTCCTTGAGGGACAGGGGCCCACCGACCATGGGAAGGTGATCCTGGTGACGGGGGCCAACCTGGGTGCCGGGAAGACGGTGTGCGCCATCAACCTAGCCATGGTGTTCGCCAAGGCTTTCGGGCCCGAAGTCCTGCTCATGGACGCAGACAGCCGTCACACGTCCTGCCAGCGGTACCTGGGGATGTCCGACAAGGAACTGCCGGGATTTTCCGATGTGCTGACCCTGCAAAGGAGAGCGGGTTCCGTGCTGGTCAACACGGGGATCTCCGACCTCATCTACTTTCCCTCCGGCCGGTTCACGGACAATTATGCCGATCGCCTCAAGGGAGAGGAACTCAAGGTTCTCCTGGAGAACCTCCGCCGCCGGTTCAGGTATGTGATCGTCGACGCGCCGCCGGCCTTTCCAATGCCGGAGACGGCGGTCCTGGCCCGTCACAGCGATGGTGTTCTGCTGGTGATGAAGTCCGGCCGGGACGGGATGGCCGATCTGGAGCAGGCCCGTGAGGCCCTGGCAGGCGCCAATATCCTGGGAGTCATCCTCAACGGGATCAAAAAGGTGCCGGGTCAGAGATACGGCAACTACGGTTACTACGGGTCCGGCAAGGAGTCCTGA